A part of Aquibium oceanicum genomic DNA contains:
- a CDS encoding ABC transporter substrate-binding protein: MKTVFSGLVAAAFTFTMAIGAMPAQAEDLAAIKDAGEMKIAMTGQYPPFNFVNDQNEVVGFDAAIGKEIATRIGVEPVIVTTAWDGIIAGLLASKYDTIVGSMTITPDREKVVDFVGPYYHAGRGVFVKEESPVQSLDELKGKTLGVTLGETHEKWAREQGGWDIRTYKGLPELFLELNAGRVDAIVVDNIPVAVAVKETGEKIRQLDTPDIEGGSVAIGIAIRKENPELKAAMQKALDEMMQDGTYEKIAMEWIGRDIR, translated from the coding sequence ATGAAGACTGTTTTTTCGGGCCTTGTGGCCGCAGCATTCACCTTTACCATGGCCATCGGCGCCATGCCCGCGCAGGCCGAGGACCTCGCCGCCATCAAGGACGCCGGCGAGATGAAGATCGCCATGACGGGACAGTACCCCCCGTTCAATTTCGTCAACGACCAGAACGAGGTGGTCGGTTTCGATGCCGCCATCGGCAAGGAGATCGCGACACGGATCGGCGTCGAGCCGGTGATCGTCACGACCGCCTGGGACGGGATCATCGCGGGGCTGCTCGCCAGCAAGTACGACACCATCGTCGGGTCCATGACCATCACCCCCGATCGCGAGAAAGTCGTCGACTTCGTCGGCCCTTACTACCATGCCGGCCGCGGCGTGTTCGTGAAGGAGGAGTCGCCGGTTCAGTCGCTCGACGAGTTGAAGGGCAAGACGCTCGGCGTGACGCTCGGCGAGACCCACGAGAAATGGGCGCGCGAACAGGGCGGCTGGGACATCCGCACCTACAAGGGGCTTCCGGAACTCTTCCTCGAACTGAACGCCGGCCGCGTCGATGCCATCGTCGTCGACAACATTCCGGTTGCCGTCGCGGTGAAGGAGACGGGCGAGAAGATCCGCCAGCTCGACACGCCCGACATCGAGGGCGGCAGCGTCGCCATCGGCATCGCCATCCGCAAGGAGAACCCCGAGCTCAAGGCGGCCATGCAGAAGGCGCTGGACGAGATGATGCAGGACGGCACCTACGAGAAGATCGCCATGGAGTGGATCGGCCGCGACATCCGCTGA
- a CDS encoding amino acid ABC transporter permease — MQGLDFSVVLPYADILWIGVWWTVVLTVSAAVISFFVGILFALVVLYAPAIVAYPVRLFIWLFMGTPLLLQLFLIYFGLVQIGIDIPALVAGIVGLGLHFAVYNADIFRAGIAAVDPGQAEAARSIGFSRFQTFRYVVIPQAVRSTTPPVGSNMIALLKESSIVSVIGIAELVHAAQLAISETFRPFEFYITAALLYYLLNLVLEAALRRIEARVEMSR; from the coding sequence ATGCAGGGTCTCGATTTCTCCGTCGTCCTTCCCTACGCCGATATCCTTTGGATCGGCGTTTGGTGGACGGTCGTGCTCACCGTCTCGGCGGCGGTCATCTCGTTTTTCGTCGGCATCCTCTTTGCGCTCGTGGTGCTCTACGCGCCGGCAATCGTCGCCTATCCCGTGCGGCTGTTTATCTGGCTCTTCATGGGCACGCCGCTGCTCCTGCAGCTCTTCCTGATCTATTTCGGCCTCGTGCAGATCGGTATCGACATCCCTGCCCTGGTGGCCGGCATCGTCGGGCTTGGCCTGCACTTCGCAGTCTACAATGCCGACATCTTCCGCGCCGGTATCGCCGCCGTCGATCCGGGCCAGGCGGAAGCGGCGCGCTCGATCGGCTTCAGCCGCTTCCAGACCTTCCGCTACGTGGTGATCCCGCAGGCCGTGCGCAGCACGACACCTCCGGTCGGCTCGAACATGATCGCGTTGCTGAAGGAATCCTCGATCGTCTCGGTCATCGGGATCGCCGAACTGGTGCATGCCGCGCAGCTCGCCATTTCTGAGACGTTCAGGCCGTTCGAGTTCTACATCACCGCAGCGCTGCTCTATTACCTGCTCAATCTGGTCCTCGAGGCGGCGTTGCGCCGAATCGAGGCGCGCGTGGAGATGTCGCGATGA
- a CDS encoding aldehyde dehydrogenase family protein, with protein sequence MARTGILIDNRWREAESGKTIPVIAPAEGREFARIAAATERDVDSAVKAARRALETGAWGKLNAAERGRLLSKMAIVVADHAEELAQLEARDTGKPIKQARNDIVAAARYFEYYGGGADKVHGDTLPFLNGHFATTERVPHGVTAHIIPWNYPAQMFPRSIGPALAMGNAVVMKPAEDACQTPLRMAELMVECGFPEGSINMVTGYGHQTGAALSGHPDIDFISFIGSNATGVQIQRAAARNHIGCTLELGGKSAQIVFADADLDAALPVLVNAIVQHAGQTCSAGSRLLVERSAYDRIVDRIAEQFGKVRVGTPEMDLDLGPVVSRRQQERVVGYCDRAVADSIPTIASGQLADGLPSDGFFVEPKLFGPVPRSNALAHEEVFGPVMAVMPFDDETDAVALANATRYGLVAGVWTRDGGKALRVSRRMQVGQVFVNCYGAGGGIELPFGGMKKSGHGREKGFEAFHEFSAVRTMVIKHE encoded by the coding sequence ATGGCAAGAACCGGGATCCTGATCGACAACCGGTGGCGCGAGGCCGAGAGCGGCAAGACGATACCTGTGATCGCCCCCGCGGAAGGTCGCGAGTTCGCTCGGATCGCGGCGGCTACGGAGCGCGACGTCGACAGCGCGGTGAAAGCCGCGCGCCGAGCGCTTGAGACAGGCGCCTGGGGAAAGCTGAATGCGGCCGAGCGCGGCCGGCTCCTGTCGAAGATGGCGATCGTGGTGGCCGATCACGCCGAGGAACTGGCGCAGCTCGAGGCACGCGATACCGGCAAGCCGATCAAGCAGGCGCGCAACGACATCGTCGCGGCGGCGCGCTATTTCGAATACTACGGCGGAGGCGCCGATAAAGTGCATGGCGACACGCTGCCCTTTCTCAACGGGCACTTCGCCACTACGGAGCGCGTGCCGCACGGGGTGACGGCCCATATCATTCCCTGGAACTACCCCGCCCAGATGTTCCCCCGGTCGATCGGCCCGGCGCTCGCCATGGGCAATGCGGTAGTGATGAAGCCCGCGGAAGATGCCTGTCAGACGCCGCTTCGAATGGCGGAGCTGATGGTCGAGTGCGGCTTCCCGGAGGGCTCCATCAACATGGTGACCGGCTACGGCCACCAGACGGGCGCGGCACTCAGCGGTCATCCGGACATCGACTTCATCTCCTTCATCGGCAGCAATGCCACCGGCGTGCAGATACAGAGGGCGGCCGCCAGGAACCACATCGGCTGCACGCTGGAGCTAGGCGGGAAGTCCGCGCAGATTGTCTTCGCCGACGCCGATCTCGATGCCGCGCTGCCGGTGCTGGTCAATGCGATCGTGCAGCACGCGGGCCAGACCTGTTCGGCCGGGTCCCGCCTGCTCGTCGAGCGAAGCGCTTACGATCGCATTGTCGATCGGATCGCAGAGCAGTTCGGCAAGGTACGCGTCGGAACTCCGGAAATGGACCTTGATCTCGGTCCCGTGGTGAGCCGGCGCCAGCAGGAGCGCGTTGTCGGCTACTGCGATCGCGCGGTCGCGGATTCGATCCCCACGATCGCTTCGGGTCAACTGGCCGACGGATTGCCGTCAGACGGCTTCTTCGTCGAGCCGAAGCTGTTCGGGCCGGTGCCGCGTTCCAACGCACTTGCGCACGAAGAGGTGTTCGGTCCTGTCATGGCCGTGATGCCCTTTGACGACGAAACCGATGCTGTCGCGCTTGCAAACGCCACGCGCTACGGTCTCGTCGCGGGCGTCTGGACGCGCGACGGCGGCAAGGCGCTGCGCGTCAGCCGCCGAATGCAGGTCGGCCAGGTGTTCGTGAATTGCTACGGCGCCGGTGGCGGCATCGAACTGCCCTTCGGCGGGATGAAGAAATCGGGTCATGGCCGCGAAAAGGGTTTCGAGGCGTTCCACGAATTCTCCGCCGTGCGCACGATGGTCATTAAGCACGAGTGA
- a CDS encoding HpcH/HpaI aldolase/citrate lyase family protein: MKTTRLRRCELSVPGSSERMLAKAASIEVDHLFIDLEDAVAPNRKNLARANAVAAIRNTTFRAPTVAVRINDLTTPWALDDITELIEGCGNRLDVIVVPKVLGPQDVLFVERLLAMLEMRHRITRPIGLEVLIEEIQALDKVEQIAAASPRLEALIFGMGDYARSQGMPVSDVGETDDYPGDLYHYHRNRVVIAARLNGLDAIDGPYADFRNPQKYRDEARRAAILGFTGKWAIHPSQIATAEEVFTPEPGRVAKARAMAAAYAEALERGEGAISFEGKMIDVASVKAVEEMIAIADRIDGRSGG, encoded by the coding sequence ATGAAGACGACACGATTGCGGCGATGTGAACTGTCGGTTCCAGGCTCCAGCGAAAGGATGCTCGCCAAGGCGGCATCGATCGAGGTCGATCATCTCTTCATCGACCTCGAGGACGCCGTCGCGCCCAATCGCAAGAATCTCGCCCGCGCCAATGCCGTGGCCGCCATTCGCAACACGACTTTCCGCGCGCCCACGGTGGCAGTGCGCATCAACGACCTCACGACACCCTGGGCCCTCGACGACATTACCGAGTTGATCGAAGGCTGCGGAAACAGGCTCGACGTCATCGTGGTGCCGAAAGTTCTGGGGCCGCAGGACGTCCTCTTCGTCGAGCGGCTGCTCGCCATGCTGGAGATGCGTCATCGCATCACCCGCCCGATTGGTTTGGAGGTGTTGATCGAGGAGATACAGGCTTTGGACAAGGTCGAGCAGATAGCGGCTGCCTCGCCACGGCTGGAAGCGCTGATCTTCGGCATGGGTGACTATGCCCGCAGCCAAGGCATGCCGGTCTCCGACGTTGGCGAGACGGACGACTATCCGGGCGATCTCTATCACTACCATCGAAACCGCGTGGTGATCGCGGCGCGGCTGAACGGTCTCGACGCGATCGACGGACCCTATGCCGATTTCCGCAACCCGCAGAAATATCGCGACGAGGCGCGCCGCGCCGCAATACTGGGCTTCACCGGCAAATGGGCGATCCACCCCAGCCAGATCGCCACGGCCGAGGAGGTATTCACACCCGAACCCGGCCGCGTCGCGAAGGCGCGCGCGATGGCGGCGGCCTATGCCGAGGCGCTCGAGCGTGGTGAAGGCGCGATCAGCTTCGAGGGAAAGATGATCGACGTCGCCTCGGTCAAGGCGGTGGAGGAGATGATCGCCATCGCCGATCGGATCGATGGCCGGTCGGGCGGATAG
- a CDS encoding ATP-dependent helicase encodes MNLAFRDSTIDQAPKDYLARLNREQRAAVEHGGGEVAAPLLIIAGAGSGKTNTLAHRVAHLIVKGADPRRILLMTFSRRAASEMTKRVERIAAEVMGDRAAVLTEGLTWAGTFHAIGARLLRDYALEIGLDPAFTIHDREDSADLMNLVRHELGLSKTESRFPAKGTCLAIYSRVVNAQAELEPVLAKSFPWCVGWAIELKTLFAAYVEAKQAQNVLDYDDLLLWWAQMCAEPAIAEHLGARFDHILVDEYQDTNRLQAAILTALKPDGHGLTVVGDDAQSIYSFRAAEVRNILDFPKLFPRPAEIVTLDRNYRSTDVLLAAANAVIGEASERFTKDLWTERRSCEKPRLVTVRDEAEQANHVCEEVLQERERGTMLKHQAVLFRASHHSGPLEIELTRRNIPFVKFGGLKFLDSAHVKDVLAALRFAENPRDRVAGFRVLQLMQGVGPSAAGAAIEAMQQALDPVLGLQFFKPPARAHEDWPGFVDMFSGLRGKSAWPADLERVRLWYEPHLDRNHEDAVTRRADLLTLEQIAAGYPSRERFLTDLTLDPPDATSDEAGPPHRDEDYLILSTIHSAKGQEWTKVFLLNAVDGCIPSDLATGEREEIEEERRLLYVAMTRAKDSLQLITPQRFFVHGQASRGDRHVYAQRTRFIPDHILQRFERTTWPPPSAASQGRSPQPEVRIDMKAKMRGMWR; translated from the coding sequence ATGAACCTAGCCTTTCGTGATTCGACCATCGATCAAGCGCCGAAGGATTACCTTGCGCGGCTGAACCGCGAGCAGCGGGCGGCGGTCGAGCATGGGGGTGGGGAGGTGGCGGCTCCGCTGCTGATCATCGCGGGCGCGGGGTCGGGAAAAACGAACACGCTGGCGCATCGGGTGGCGCATCTGATCGTAAAGGGCGCCGATCCGCGCCGCATCCTGCTGATGACGTTCTCCCGCCGCGCCGCGTCGGAGATGACGAAGCGGGTCGAGCGGATCGCGGCGGAGGTGATGGGCGACAGGGCCGCGGTGCTGACGGAAGGTTTGACCTGGGCCGGCACGTTCCATGCGATCGGTGCCCGGCTCTTGCGCGACTATGCGCTCGAGATCGGCCTCGACCCGGCCTTCACCATCCACGACCGCGAGGATTCGGCGGACCTGATGAACCTCGTCCGGCACGAACTCGGCCTGTCGAAGACCGAAAGCCGCTTTCCGGCCAAGGGAACCTGTCTCGCGATCTATTCGCGCGTCGTGAACGCGCAGGCCGAACTGGAGCCGGTGCTGGCGAAAAGCTTTCCGTGGTGCGTTGGGTGGGCGATCGAACTGAAGACGCTGTTTGCGGCGTATGTCGAGGCCAAGCAGGCGCAGAACGTGCTCGACTATGACGACCTTCTGCTATGGTGGGCGCAGATGTGCGCCGAACCCGCTATCGCCGAGCATCTCGGTGCCCGCTTCGACCACATACTGGTGGACGAGTACCAGGACACGAACCGCCTGCAGGCGGCGATCCTCACGGCATTGAAGCCGGACGGACACGGCCTCACCGTGGTCGGTGACGACGCGCAGTCGATCTATTCCTTCCGCGCGGCGGAGGTGAGGAACATCCTCGACTTCCCGAAGCTGTTTCCCCGGCCGGCGGAGATCGTCACGCTCGACCGCAACTATCGCTCGACGGACGTACTGCTCGCCGCGGCGAATGCCGTAATCGGAGAGGCTTCCGAGCGCTTCACCAAGGATCTCTGGACAGAACGGCGCTCTTGCGAGAAGCCTCGGCTGGTCACGGTCCGTGACGAGGCAGAACAGGCGAACCATGTCTGCGAGGAGGTCTTGCAGGAGCGCGAACGCGGAACGATGCTGAAGCACCAGGCGGTGCTGTTCCGTGCCTCGCACCATTCGGGCCCCCTGGAGATCGAACTCACCCGCCGCAACATTCCCTTCGTGAAGTTCGGCGGGCTGAAGTTCCTCGATTCCGCACATGTGAAGGACGTGCTGGCCGCGCTGCGCTTTGCCGAGAACCCGCGCGACCGGGTGGCGGGGTTCCGCGTGCTGCAGCTGATGCAGGGCGTCGGCCCATCGGCGGCGGGTGCCGCCATCGAGGCCATGCAGCAAGCGCTCGATCCCGTGCTCGGGCTGCAATTCTTCAAGCCTCCCGCCCGTGCGCACGAAGACTGGCCGGGCTTCGTCGACATGTTTTCGGGCTTGCGCGGGAAGTCCGCATGGCCCGCCGACCTGGAGCGGGTGCGGCTGTGGTACGAACCCCATCTGGACAGGAATCACGAAGATGCCGTCACGCGCCGGGCCGACCTCCTGACGCTAGAGCAGATCGCTGCCGGATACCCGTCGCGCGAGCGCTTCCTGACCGACCTCACGCTCGATCCGCCGGACGCGACGAGCGACGAGGCCGGACCACCGCATCGCGACGAGGATTACCTGATCCTCTCCACCATCCATTCGGCCAAGGGGCAGGAGTGGACCAAGGTGTTCCTTCTCAATGCGGTCGACGGCTGCATTCCCTCCGACCTCGCCACCGGCGAGCGCGAGGAGATCGAGGAGGAACGGCGGCTGCTCTACGTCGCGATGACCCGCGCCAAGGATTCGCTGCAGCTGATCACGCCGCAGCGCTTCTTCGTGCACGGGCAGGCCTCGCGCGGCGACCGCCACGTCTATGCGCAGCGCACGCGCTTCATTCCCGACCACATCCTGCAGCGCTTCGAACGAACCACGTGGCCGCCGCCGTCGGCGGCATCGCAAGGGCGCTCGCCGCAGCCGGAGGTCCGGATCGACATGAAGGCCAAGATGCGCGGCATGTGGCGTTGA
- a CDS encoding branched-chain amino acid ABC transporter permease, with protein sequence MLDSLMLAFQSIFASGLVLASLYVLMAAGLALVWNTLGIFNFTHGALMAAAAYVAWTVADPRGLDMGLAMGVIAAILVSAVLGFLINYLLVAPFLGQKQIVLIAVMTTLSGAFFIENSALLLWGPRIKQLDKFVDGSVRIAGTTISGHEAIIILLAPLLMLGLWAFLRFTWTGSAIRAVAQNREFAELSGIRVQRMYAIAFAIAAALAGLSGIMLGAIRFITPGLGGEPLLKALIVVILGGLGSMPGTVLGAYLVGFGEATSTYFLGAYWTQAVLFLVFIGFLALRPNGLFGKP encoded by the coding sequence ATGCTTGATTCACTCATGCTCGCCTTCCAGTCGATATTCGCCAGCGGTCTCGTGCTCGCGTCGCTCTACGTGCTGATGGCCGCTGGCCTGGCGCTGGTCTGGAACACGCTGGGCATCTTCAATTTCACCCACGGTGCGTTGATGGCCGCCGCCGCCTATGTCGCCTGGACGGTGGCGGATCCGCGCGGCCTGGATATGGGACTTGCGATGGGTGTGATCGCCGCGATCCTGGTGTCCGCCGTGCTCGGCTTCCTCATCAACTACCTGCTTGTCGCTCCCTTCCTCGGCCAGAAGCAGATCGTCCTGATAGCGGTGATGACGACGCTGTCTGGTGCGTTCTTCATCGAGAACTCTGCGCTGCTGCTGTGGGGTCCGCGGATCAAGCAACTCGACAAGTTCGTCGACGGCAGCGTCCGGATCGCCGGCACCACGATCTCCGGCCATGAGGCGATCATCATTCTGCTCGCGCCGCTGCTCATGCTGGGCCTTTGGGCCTTCCTGCGCTTCACCTGGACCGGAAGCGCCATCCGGGCGGTCGCGCAGAACCGCGAATTCGCCGAACTCTCCGGCATTCGGGTTCAGCGGATGTATGCCATCGCCTTTGCCATCGCCGCGGCGCTGGCGGGTCTCTCCGGCATCATGCTCGGTGCGATCCGCTTCATCACGCCCGGCCTTGGCGGCGAGCCTTTGCTCAAGGCGCTGATCGTGGTGATCCTTGGCGGGCTGGGAAGCATGCCTGGCACCGTGCTTGGCGCCTATCTTGTCGGGTTCGGCGAGGCGACAAGCACCTATTTCCTCGGTGCCTACTGGACACAGGCCGTGCTTTTCCTCGTGTTCATCGGATTCCTGGCACTGAGGCCGAACGGCCTCTTCGGGAAGCCGTGA
- a CDS encoding amino acid ABC transporter permease, with protein MDVALMMRVFPFFLEAALVTVQLSVLAGGLGLAMAAAAAAARLSPVAPLRYLGATYVSVFRGTPALIQLFVLYFGGPQVGINLDPFAAGVVGLGLNIGAYMAEGVRGAIVSVDKGQAEAARSIGFSRAQTMQRVILPQAARLMIRPLGVNTVALVKGTSLVATISVVELTYTAQRFIGSTYKPFEIFGVAALLYMVMIYGVARVVDLLDRRYAID; from the coding sequence ATGGACGTTGCATTGATGATGCGCGTGTTTCCGTTCTTTCTCGAAGCGGCGCTCGTGACCGTCCAGCTTTCGGTGCTGGCGGGGGGCCTGGGCCTGGCCATGGCGGCCGCCGCGGCCGCCGCGCGCCTGTCGCCGGTGGCGCCGCTGCGCTATCTCGGGGCGACCTATGTGAGTGTCTTTCGCGGTACGCCTGCGCTCATTCAGCTCTTCGTACTCTATTTCGGCGGACCTCAGGTCGGCATCAACCTCGATCCCTTCGCCGCAGGCGTGGTCGGGCTCGGCCTCAACATCGGCGCCTACATGGCCGAGGGTGTGCGCGGCGCGATCGTTTCGGTCGACAAGGGACAGGCGGAAGCGGCGCGCTCGATCGGCTTCAGCCGCGCACAGACCATGCAGCGGGTGATCCTGCCGCAGGCAGCGCGGCTGATGATCCGTCCGCTGGGCGTCAACACGGTCGCCCTCGTGAAGGGCACGTCCCTCGTGGCGACCATCTCGGTGGTGGAACTGACCTACACGGCGCAACGCTTTATCGGTTCGACCTATAAGCCCTTCGAGATCTTCGGGGTGGCGGCGCTGCTCTACATGGTGATGATTTATGGCGTGGCGCGGGTGGTCGATCTGCTCGACCGCCGCTACGCGATCGATTGA
- a CDS encoding LssY C-terminal domain-containing protein, whose product MAYLVLPFALRHYDHQTALDGLEMVTRTADGLPGDPLNVGIVGSREELVAAMAAAGWAPADPVTLRTSIEIIGSVVFDRSYRDAPVSPLFYQGRQQDLAFEKAVGRSADRRQHVRFWNVLSAGSEGRPVWLGSASFDVGVGLSHYTGAVTHAISPDVDAMREELAADLAATGRVAEVYEVTGVGLTVNGRNGEGDRYYTDGEIRFSVLAGPGETGRQPPPVLPNPSLVDLKNALWRAASD is encoded by the coding sequence ATGGCTTATCTCGTTCTGCCGTTCGCCCTGCGCCACTATGACCATCAGACGGCGCTGGACGGCCTCGAGATGGTGACGCGCACCGCCGATGGGCTGCCGGGTGATCCCTTGAATGTCGGGATCGTCGGATCCCGGGAGGAACTCGTGGCCGCCATGGCAGCGGCCGGTTGGGCCCCGGCGGATCCCGTGACGCTGCGCACCAGCATCGAGATCATCGGCAGCGTGGTGTTCGACAGGTCCTACCGCGACGCGCCCGTCAGCCCGCTGTTCTACCAGGGACGGCAGCAGGACCTCGCTTTCGAGAAGGCGGTCGGCCGGAGCGCGGACCGACGCCAGCATGTGCGCTTCTGGAACGTCCTCTCCGCTGGTTCAGAGGGTCGACCTGTCTGGCTGGGGTCCGCCTCGTTCGACGTCGGCGTCGGGCTCAGCCACTACACGGGCGCCGTGACCCACGCCATCTCGCCGGACGTCGACGCCATGCGCGAGGAGCTGGCCGCGGACCTCGCTGCGACCGGACGTGTTGCCGAGGTCTACGAGGTGACGGGCGTAGGCCTTACCGTGAACGGACGCAACGGAGAGGGCGACCGCTACTACACGGACGGCGAGATCCGCTTCTCCGTTCTCGCGGGCCCGGGAGAGACGGGCCGCCAGCCGCCGCCGGTTCTGCCCAACCCGTCGCTCGTCGATCTGAAGAACGCCTTGTGGCGCGCCGCCTCAGATTGA
- a CDS encoding LysR family transcriptional regulator: MMKRQSQRLVWELDWNLLRTFVVIAEEKSITRAAERLSLKQPSVSNALKRLESRLGRRLIERDANRFDLTEVGRLLYDESIEVFGTISRIPVLVRDAREEVTGHVIVALTSHVVSPLFDRALAEFHQAHPKSSLTITVSPSVDVAKLVRERRASFGLCLVSQRDPALEYTQVYREFFGFFCGPTHRLYRRKGLTMKDLAGETSVSFQTDNVSDALRPVALLRSEAKLDANVVGVSSNLEEVRRMIVAGLGIGPLPLHVARRDVEDGLLWRLPPYESPPGIDIFLLTNQKKAMNRAEQALLSGLRRLIEDIPLEDRTYHG; this comes from the coding sequence ATGATGAAGCGACAGTCTCAACGGCTCGTGTGGGAACTCGACTGGAACCTGCTGCGAACCTTCGTGGTGATTGCCGAGGAAAAGAGCATCACGCGTGCCGCGGAGCGGCTGAGCCTCAAGCAGCCCAGCGTCAGCAATGCCCTGAAGCGGCTGGAAAGCCGCCTCGGGCGCCGGCTGATCGAACGGGACGCCAACCGCTTCGACCTGACCGAGGTCGGCAGGCTTCTCTACGACGAGAGCATCGAGGTCTTCGGCACGATCTCGCGGATCCCGGTGCTGGTGCGGGATGCCCGCGAAGAGGTGACGGGGCACGTCATCGTGGCGCTCACCAGCCACGTGGTCTCTCCCCTATTCGACCGGGCGCTGGCCGAGTTCCACCAGGCGCACCCGAAGTCCAGCCTCACGATCACGGTTTCGCCCAGCGTGGACGTGGCGAAGCTCGTGCGAGAACGGCGCGCCTCCTTTGGGCTCTGCCTCGTCAGCCAGCGCGACCCGGCCCTGGAGTACACGCAGGTCTATCGCGAGTTCTTCGGCTTCTTCTGCGGGCCCACCCACCGGCTCTACCGTCGAAAGGGACTGACGATGAAGGATCTCGCCGGTGAGACCTCAGTGTCCTTCCAGACGGACAACGTCTCGGATGCCCTCCGCCCGGTGGCGTTGTTGAGGAGCGAAGCCAAGCTCGATGCGAACGTCGTCGGCGTTTCCTCCAACCTCGAAGAGGTCAGGCGCATGATCGTCGCTGGCCTGGGCATCGGCCCCCTGCCGCTGCACGTCGCGCGGCGCGACGTGGAGGACGGCCTGCTTTGGCGCCTGCCTCCCTACGAATCCCCGCCCGGCATCGACATCTTCCTGCTCACCAATCAGAAGAAGGCGATGAACCGGGCCGAACAGGCGCTCCTTTCGGGCTTGCGCCGACTGATCGAGGACATCCCGCTCGAGGACCGCACCTATCACGGCTGA
- a CDS encoding branched-chain amino acid ABC transporter permease — protein MEKKLRPTAIAAFFAILVVLPLVNDDSYIRHISIIAIMYAVLGSSWNITLGYGGVFNFAHMAFFAVGAYATGILTKTFGFSPWFGLPIGITASVVASVLVCLPVLRLKGVYVILVTFAFGQLCLQIVLNQRELTGGNFGLVSIPPLEIGTFSFRDYQNIGYYYLSLAILALTVAAVSWFSRSRFGWRVVALRDNEAYAVSRGVPLSRIRLLTFAFSAIFPGAIGAVYAQYVRSASPDMFGFSFLTLALSMLLLGGTGSVWGPVAGAFVFTILSEVMAPLGPGRYLITAVLIVLILRFFPKGLAGIPSLVAQQVRAARKPKPAAEAA, from the coding sequence ATGGAGAAGAAACTGCGTCCCACCGCCATCGCGGCCTTTTTCGCAATCCTTGTCGTGTTGCCGCTGGTCAACGATGATTCCTACATACGCCACATCAGCATCATCGCGATCATGTATGCGGTGCTCGGCTCGAGCTGGAACATCACGCTCGGCTATGGCGGCGTTTTCAACTTCGCCCACATGGCCTTCTTCGCGGTCGGCGCCTACGCCACCGGTATCCTGACGAAGACCTTCGGCTTCTCGCCCTGGTTCGGCCTGCCGATCGGCATCACCGCATCGGTCGTGGCGAGCGTGCTCGTTTGCCTGCCGGTGCTGAGGTTGAAGGGCGTCTACGTCATCCTTGTGACCTTCGCCTTCGGCCAGCTCTGCCTTCAGATCGTGCTGAACCAACGCGAGCTGACCGGCGGCAATTTCGGCCTCGTTTCGATCCCGCCGCTGGAGATCGGCACGTTCTCGTTCCGTGACTACCAGAACATCGGCTATTACTATCTGTCGCTGGCGATCCTCGCCCTCACCGTCGCCGCCGTCAGCTGGTTTTCGCGCTCACGCTTCGGCTGGCGGGTCGTCGCCCTGCGCGACAACGAGGCCTATGCGGTAAGTCGCGGTGTCCCTCTGTCTCGTATCCGGCTTCTCACCTTCGCGTTCAGCGCCATCTTCCCTGGCGCGATCGGTGCGGTCTATGCACAATATGTCCGCTCGGCGAGCCCCGACATGTTCGGCTTCTCGTTCCTGACGCTGGCGCTGTCGATGCTGTTGCTCGGCGGCACGGGCAGCGTTTGGGGACCTGTCGCCGGCGCCTTCGTGTTCACGATCCTGTCCGAAGTCATGGCACCGCTCGGTCCGGGCCGCTATCTCATCACGGCCGTGCTGATCGTCCTGATCCTGCGGTTCTTCCCGAAGGGTCTCGCCGGCATCCCCAGCCTGGTTGCACAACAGGTCCGCGCTGCCCGAAAGCCGAAACCCGCCGCGGAGGCCGCATGA